Proteins encoded by one window of Synechococcus sp. MVIR-18-1:
- a CDS encoding glutamine synthetase III has protein sequence MPHPSRLAALQAIQQRKPMACETTPSLEEIWASDVFTLARMKNALPKEAFKVVRRVIRDGGKLNLEVADAVAQAMRDWAVSNGAHYYAHVFYPLTNSTAEKHDGFISPQRDGQAIHEFSGKLLIQGEPDGSSFPNGGIRSTFEARGYTAWDITSPAYLMRTPNGVTLCIPTVFVSWTGEALDKKTPLLRSNAAMNRQAQRLLHLLGNKDVAAVNSSCGAEQEYFLIDSQFATLRPDLLLAGRTLFGAPSPKGQQFDDHYFGAIPERVQVYMQDVEHQLYRLGIPAKTRHNEVAPGQFEIAPVHEAANVATDHQQMIMTVLRSTAKRHGFTCLMHEKPFAGINGSGKHVNWSVGNSTQGNLLDPGSTPHDNLQFLLFCAAVIRGVHRYGPLLRAVVATAGNDHRLGANEAPPAIISMYLGKQLEEVFQQFQRGEVTGSSTGDVMRLGVDSLPEFKKDAGDRNRTSPFAFTGNRFEFRAVGSGQSVAGPLVAMNTVLADSLEWISDQIEAHISGGQSLEACAADVLKQVMDQHGAAVFGGDGYSDAWHQEATEQRGLENLRNTANALPVLRRDDVKELFQRQAVISPVELESRYEVYSEQYSLAVEVEAKVALSIVRTQISPAVQKHLGSLARSISQQQAVGLNPDQRTLQYAAELQQRMQDQINALDDELHQLHHGDTTASMNHAANVLLPRLLQLRDVVDGLEGLVDDDRWPLPSYREMLFVS, from the coding sequence ATGCCCCATCCATCACGACTGGCAGCTCTACAGGCCATTCAACAACGCAAGCCAATGGCTTGCGAGACAACTCCTTCTCTGGAAGAGATCTGGGCCAGTGATGTCTTCACACTGGCGCGCATGAAAAATGCACTCCCCAAGGAAGCATTCAAGGTGGTTCGTCGCGTGATCCGTGATGGAGGCAAGCTGAACTTAGAAGTAGCTGACGCGGTTGCTCAGGCGATGAGGGATTGGGCCGTCAGCAATGGTGCTCACTATTACGCGCACGTCTTTTACCCCCTCACAAATTCAACGGCTGAGAAACACGACGGTTTTATTAGCCCACAAAGAGATGGCCAAGCCATTCATGAATTTTCGGGCAAACTCCTCATCCAGGGAGAGCCGGATGGGAGTTCCTTCCCCAATGGTGGGATTCGCTCCACATTCGAAGCCCGTGGATACACAGCCTGGGATATCACAAGTCCCGCGTATTTGATGCGAACGCCTAATGGCGTCACCCTATGCATCCCCACTGTGTTCGTGAGTTGGACAGGCGAAGCTCTCGACAAAAAAACCCCACTCCTGCGCTCAAACGCAGCAATGAATCGCCAAGCGCAACGGTTGCTTCATTTGCTTGGCAACAAGGACGTAGCTGCAGTGAACAGCTCTTGCGGCGCTGAACAAGAATATTTCCTGATCGATAGTCAATTTGCAACGCTTCGACCCGACCTCCTTCTCGCAGGTAGAACCCTGTTCGGCGCTCCCTCGCCCAAGGGGCAGCAATTTGATGATCATTACTTCGGTGCAATTCCTGAACGCGTTCAGGTCTATATGCAAGACGTAGAACACCAGCTGTACAGGCTCGGAATTCCGGCAAAAACTCGCCACAACGAAGTTGCTCCTGGACAATTCGAAATCGCCCCTGTTCATGAAGCCGCCAACGTGGCGACGGATCATCAACAAATGATCATGACTGTGTTGCGCAGCACGGCAAAACGCCATGGATTTACGTGTCTCATGCATGAAAAGCCATTTGCTGGCATCAATGGCTCTGGCAAGCATGTGAACTGGTCTGTGGGCAACAGCACGCAGGGCAATCTTCTAGATCCTGGCTCAACGCCCCACGACAATCTGCAATTTCTCTTGTTCTGCGCCGCCGTGATCCGTGGTGTGCATCGCTACGGCCCACTCTTAAGAGCAGTCGTTGCGACAGCAGGAAATGACCATCGATTAGGAGCCAATGAGGCTCCACCAGCGATCATCTCGATGTACCTGGGCAAACAGCTAGAAGAAGTCTTCCAGCAGTTCCAGCGTGGCGAGGTGACCGGAAGCAGCACAGGCGATGTGATGCGTCTGGGTGTCGACAGCCTGCCTGAGTTCAAGAAGGATGCTGGTGATCGCAACCGAACATCCCCGTTTGCATTTACAGGCAACAGGTTCGAATTCAGAGCTGTGGGATCTGGACAATCCGTTGCTGGTCCACTGGTGGCGATGAATACCGTCCTCGCGGATTCACTGGAATGGATTAGCGATCAAATTGAGGCACACATTTCCGGAGGCCAATCCTTGGAAGCCTGTGCGGCAGACGTCCTAAAGCAAGTGATGGACCAACACGGTGCAGCTGTCTTTGGAGGTGATGGATATTCCGATGCATGGCATCAGGAAGCCACCGAGCAACGGGGATTGGAAAACCTACGCAACACCGCCAACGCCCTTCCAGTGCTGCGCCGGGACGACGTCAAGGAACTGTTTCAGCGTCAAGCTGTGATCTCACCAGTGGAATTAGAGAGCCGCTACGAGGTGTACAGCGAGCAATACTCGCTGGCCGTAGAGGTTGAAGCCAAAGTTGCACTGTCCATTGTTCGGACACAAATAAGCCCTGCTGTTCAGAAACATCTGGGCTCATTGGCACGCAGTATCAGCCAACAACAAGCCGTAGGCCTAAACCCTGATCAACGGACCCTGCAATATGCGGCAGAGCTACAGCAACGAATGCAGGATCAAATCAATGCTCTCGATGATGAATTGCACCAGCTGCATCACGGCGACACCACTGCATCAATGAACCACGCAGCAAACGTTCTTCTACCGCGTCTCCTGCAGCTGCGGGATGTTGTGGATGGGCTTGAAGGACTCGTCGATGACGATCGTTGGCCTCTTCCTTCCTATCGGGAGATGCTATTCGTCAGTTGA
- the nrdJ gene encoding ribonucleoside-triphosphate reductase, adenosylcobalamin-dependent → MTLTPSRTEKLDTQTTGTAPTNGDFPVSAPAANPVFYRTYSRRLPKGRESWHEVGERNRSGLLKLGSLNAEEMDLLARMQAEKKALPSGRWQWIGGTPWIEKPENFSGAYNCTSTNLVDWEAFGLMMDLAMMGCGTGAIIEPHFIDQLPVVTNPIEVLSVSNIGITPAELRQEKTTYNITDHNVSIKVGDTRRGWVDSYQLLLELSSDPRFEGRNVKVDIDLSDVRPVGETLKGFGGMANPVKLKDLYGRVAKLLGKSIGRKLTSIECCLLIDEAAVTIVAGNIRRSAGMRQFASDDTSAAGAKENLWQQDSEGNWRINPERDALRMANHTRVYHTRPSRDVLLEAVTRQFHSGEGAIQFAPEALARSNADLLSTQELRSEFIEIYCDQGRQEAGLWLQQNHGPISEEELEHRLSRYGLNPCGEILGADFHCNLAEVHLNQIDPKDEDSQRDAFRAGALSVACLLNHNFEVDRYRQSRAWDPIVGVSFTGLFDFFVHAFGTPWLKWWEAGRPETEEGLNYKKQEAEYLKRWKSIVNETVWDYCDRHDLRRPNRCTTVQPAGTKSLLTGAAPGWHPPKAQRFIRRITFRKNDPVAMACMDYGYTVVPSQSDKDDQGRLLNDPFDTRCTEWLVEIPTEVSWANLPGADTVDINAFSALAQFDFYMQVQSNFTAHNTSATIEFREHEIEPLTDALHQTIQQGGGYISAALLARFDANATFPRLPFEPIDAQTYERMQKEVIERRVNDDFFDALQRYDNGELTEAGPAGCDSDKCLLPLAKPNS, encoded by the coding sequence GTGACACTCACACCAAGCCGCACTGAAAAGCTAGATACGCAAACCACTGGGACCGCCCCAACAAACGGTGATTTCCCTGTCAGTGCGCCCGCAGCCAACCCTGTGTTTTATCGCACTTACAGCCGTCGATTGCCCAAGGGTCGAGAAAGCTGGCACGAAGTTGGGGAAAGAAATCGATCAGGACTCCTAAAACTTGGCTCCCTTAATGCTGAGGAAATGGATCTGTTGGCAAGGATGCAAGCTGAGAAGAAAGCACTTCCCTCAGGTCGCTGGCAATGGATTGGTGGCACTCCTTGGATCGAAAAGCCTGAAAATTTTTCAGGGGCTTACAACTGCACTTCCACAAATCTTGTGGATTGGGAAGCGTTCGGGCTGATGATGGATTTAGCAATGATGGGATGTGGAACAGGAGCCATCATTGAGCCCCACTTCATTGATCAGCTTCCAGTCGTCACGAACCCGATCGAAGTCTTAAGCGTTTCAAATATTGGAATCACACCTGCAGAGCTGCGTCAAGAAAAAACGACTTATAACATCACCGATCACAACGTTTCCATCAAGGTCGGAGATACCAGACGAGGTTGGGTTGATAGCTACCAATTGCTTTTAGAACTAAGTAGCGATCCTCGTTTCGAAGGAAGAAACGTCAAGGTCGACATAGACCTATCTGATGTACGTCCCGTCGGCGAAACCCTCAAGGGTTTCGGAGGCATGGCGAATCCAGTGAAACTGAAAGATCTATATGGACGAGTCGCAAAATTGCTTGGTAAATCGATTGGCAGAAAGCTCACTTCGATTGAATGTTGTCTATTAATTGATGAAGCAGCCGTCACAATTGTGGCTGGCAACATCCGCCGCAGCGCAGGAATGCGTCAATTCGCTTCCGATGACACATCAGCAGCCGGAGCCAAGGAGAACTTGTGGCAACAGGATTCGGAAGGGAACTGGAGAATTAATCCTGAGCGTGATGCTCTGCGAATGGCCAACCACACGCGTGTTTATCACACTCGCCCAAGCAGAGACGTGCTGCTGGAAGCTGTAACGCGTCAATTCCACAGCGGAGAAGGCGCCATCCAATTCGCCCCAGAAGCACTCGCTCGCTCTAACGCTGATTTGCTATCAACTCAAGAATTAAGAAGCGAATTTATCGAGATTTATTGTGACCAAGGTCGTCAGGAAGCTGGTCTCTGGCTTCAACAAAATCATGGTCCTATCTCTGAAGAAGAACTTGAGCATCGACTGAGCCGTTACGGCTTAAATCCATGTGGTGAAATCCTTGGCGCAGATTTTCATTGCAACCTTGCGGAAGTGCATCTCAACCAGATTGACCCCAAGGATGAAGATTCACAACGTGACGCTTTCAGAGCAGGAGCACTTTCAGTTGCGTGTCTACTCAATCACAACTTTGAGGTGGATCGCTACCGCCAGAGTCGCGCCTGGGATCCAATTGTGGGTGTGAGCTTTACTGGCTTATTTGACTTCTTCGTCCATGCTTTTGGTACACCATGGTTGAAGTGGTGGGAGGCTGGTAGGCCTGAAACCGAGGAGGGACTCAACTACAAGAAGCAAGAGGCTGAGTACTTAAAACGGTGGAAGTCCATCGTGAATGAAACCGTCTGGGATTATTGCGATCGACATGATTTACGACGTCCAAACCGCTGCACCACAGTTCAACCAGCCGGGACAAAAAGCCTTCTCACAGGTGCTGCACCAGGATGGCATCCGCCCAAAGCTCAACGATTCATCCGCAGGATCACATTCCGCAAAAATGATCCTGTAGCGATGGCCTGCATGGATTATGGCTACACCGTGGTTCCATCCCAGTCGGATAAGGATGATCAAGGTCGTCTTTTGAACGATCCATTTGATACCCGCTGCACGGAATGGTTAGTAGAAATCCCAACAGAGGTGAGCTGGGCCAATCTGCCAGGAGCAGACACTGTTGATATCAATGCTTTTTCAGCATTGGCACAATTTGACTTCTACATGCAAGTCCAATCGAACTTCACCGCTCACAACACATCGGCAACGATCGAATTTCGTGAGCATGAGATCGAACCTTTAACTGATGCTCTTCATCAAACCATTCAACAGGGTGGTGGATACATTTCTGCGGCACTCCTTGCACGATTCGATGCCAATGCAACGTTTCCACGCCTGCCATTTGAACCCATCGATGCACAAACCTATGAGCGCATGCAGAAGGAAGTCATTGAACGCCGAGTCAATGATGACTTTTTTGATGCCTTGCAAAGGTATGACAATGGTGAGCTTACGGAAGCAGGTCCGGCTGGATGTGATTCTGATAAATGCCTATTACCCTTAGCAAAGCCAAACAGCTAA
- a CDS encoding sigma-70 family RNA polymerase sigma factor — MPFLVNGNIDQFLAEMGRIPLLTPAEEITLGTAVQRGQLPEATQRQQRAGKRAKDRMIKANLRLVINVSRKYMHRQMGQLESGDLIQEGCIGLTRAVEKFDPELGYKFSTYAYWWIRQAISRAIDQTASTIRVPTSMHNMLLKLNHLPPGLNEQQICEHLEISVVQLRNLRLALVAKRTTSLDMKLGSDGDGSTLNELLCDEQSTLDIDKFQWEIVRDMLEIQTEFAINHDQVLLRRNVIDDESLQSIANEIGISRERVRQRVERAKKQLASKLIEHRELVA; from the coding sequence ATGCCATTTCTTGTCAACGGAAACATTGATCAGTTCCTAGCCGAGATGGGGCGGATTCCACTGCTCACGCCAGCTGAAGAAATCACGCTTGGAACCGCTGTACAGCGCGGTCAATTGCCAGAGGCGACACAACGTCAACAAAGGGCTGGCAAACGGGCCAAGGACCGGATGATCAAAGCCAACCTTAGGCTTGTAATCAACGTAAGCCGCAAATACATGCACCGCCAGATGGGCCAATTGGAATCTGGTGATCTGATTCAAGAAGGATGCATTGGTCTGACTCGCGCAGTTGAGAAATTCGATCCAGAGCTGGGCTATAAATTCAGTACCTATGCCTATTGGTGGATTCGTCAAGCAATCAGCAGGGCAATTGACCAAACTGCATCAACGATCAGGGTGCCAACCTCTATGCACAACATGCTTCTCAAATTGAATCATTTGCCTCCTGGATTGAATGAGCAGCAGATTTGTGAGCATCTAGAGATTAGCGTTGTGCAGCTACGAAACCTTCGCCTCGCTCTAGTTGCAAAAAGAACCACCTCGTTAGATATGAAACTTGGCAGCGATGGTGATGGTTCTACCCTCAACGAACTGCTGTGTGATGAGCAGTCAACACTCGATATTGATAAGTTCCAGTGGGAGATTGTTAGGGATATGTTAGAAATACAAACTGAATTTGCTATTAATCATGACCAAGTGCTTCTCCGCCGTAATGTTATTGATGATGAAAGCCTTCAATCGATAGCTAATGAAATTGGGATTAGCCGTGAGCGCGTACGTCAGAGGGTTGAACGCGCAAAAAAACAACTTGCATCTAAGTTGATCGAGCACCGTGAGTTAGTAGCTTGA
- a CDS encoding trans-aconitate 2-methyltransferase, producing the protein MQRCPEPELMNASDQVLAYAEADFSAGDQTVLEGLLALIDHSCVTLPPGSLILDLGCGPGNISERLASCWPLSDVIGIDGASAMISVANQRRFTRKPAIQNLKYQHIDLSRCCLDDLEPIRGASVIVSNSLLHHLHNPHTLWDAVKQLAAPNAFILHRDLRRPSTVQEVDALCDRYVSGAPAVLQRDFRASLMAAFTAVEVCEQLVLAGLSQFTVKEIGDRYLEVSGRWRS; encoded by the coding sequence ATGCAACGTTGTCCCGAACCAGAATTGATGAATGCTTCTGATCAGGTGCTTGCCTATGCCGAAGCAGACTTTAGTGCTGGAGATCAAACTGTTTTGGAAGGTTTACTTGCATTGATTGATCATTCTTGTGTCACCCTTCCTCCAGGTAGTTTGATTCTGGATTTAGGTTGTGGACCTGGAAATATTTCTGAGCGGCTTGCTTCTTGTTGGCCCTTGTCTGATGTGATCGGTATTGATGGGGCCTCCGCCATGATCAGCGTGGCCAATCAAAGACGTTTCACTCGAAAGCCTGCTATTCAGAATTTGAAGTATCAACATATTGACTTGAGTCGTTGTTGTCTTGATGATCTGGAGCCGATAAGAGGTGCCTCTGTAATCGTTAGCAACAGCCTTCTTCATCATCTTCATAACCCTCATACGCTTTGGGATGCTGTCAAGCAGCTTGCTGCACCCAACGCTTTTATCTTGCATCGCGATCTACGTCGACCCTCCACTGTGCAGGAGGTCGATGCGCTTTGTGATCGCTATGTCAGTGGGGCTCCTGCCGTCTTGCAACGTGACTTTCGAGCATCCCTGATGGCTGCCTTCACGGCTGTTGAGGTCTGTGAACAGCTTGTCCTGGCTGGATTGAGCCAATTCACGGTGAAGGAGATTGGTGATAGATACCTCGAGGTGTCTGGTCGGTGGAGATCTTGA
- a CDS encoding heavy metal-binding domain-containing protein codes for MNSRADFNNIIGANIFRDMLASMRDIIGGRSRAYEQALEKARQVATEEMVVRATAMKANAVIGVDIDYEVFGEGGMMMVSLSGTAVLLIGEIPHEKLATTK; via the coding sequence ATCAATTCACGTGCTGATTTCAACAACATCATCGGTGCCAACATTTTCCGTGACATGCTTGCAAGTATGAGAGACATCATCGGCGGTCGCTCGCGTGCATACGAGCAAGCGCTGGAAAAAGCGCGGCAAGTAGCCACCGAAGAAATGGTGGTTAGAGCGACTGCAATGAAAGCCAATGCGGTAATCGGGGTTGACATTGACTACGAGGTATTCGGTGAAGGAGGAATGATGATGGTTTCACTCAGTGGCACCGCTGTCCTTTTAATTGGTGAAATCCCCCACGAAAAGCTCGCAACAACAAAATAG
- a CDS encoding mechanosensitive ion channel family protein translates to MVERRRSLHPWIKRALVCALAVVVSLLPTLGLRSAHARSADVVAAPPNAIPLQEQPFYPSLQEISSSWTDIVLGQVVGESPKVTLLNFYAVMAKVGHRADSLGQQATLDKGLFSSKERREQIEDTNLLFALAVKSLDSSHFPESVRSDMADEAAIQLKTVLDYVFSHSHQPILIPSIADLKSSGDQGSDPVASWRLPGTAIELTTVLDSDTNNQNFYFSSYTVSSIHEMYEEIQNQPSVNQPFATPYFYKDFIFTPGYLVPPKWYLMLPAGIRRVIEIPIEGQTLFQVGCAFVVFTLYLLVIFWLIGQLITTYRDSESLQIPVSDWLQDNIAWTRVLVILPIVLLTYLTDQFIDNVINFTGLPLVLAIYFFYIVFYLTASIFVFYLLEAIGRSGAELLTRLRGGRSTLQLQRISNLVMPLSRAGGLLVAIVLIYRLLLLLGLPASTVLAFSAVPGLAIGLGASKLLGNLFAGLSIQTDRPLRVGEFCQIGDNLGFVTKIGLRSLELQTLESTVKIPNSVADEATIINYSRRDSFLTPNPRQGMELRLQLPSHFSPFQLEELLRQSRLLIEDPERLHGLKPESSLVSLDNDSGDGKTLIVFVLVELHGWPAYLNMRETLLVQLEELLERIDLYEITIGVSYSTTSEKLLRVPDLLRSAVNYDPDLHCVACRLLKISACSYDHEIEISSTHRMQNDFEDSIHRLHQRFIKVLGDNDIEIPFPSQTLFVESLRSEV, encoded by the coding sequence ATGGTTGAGCGCCGCAGAAGCTTGCACCCATGGATAAAGCGTGCATTGGTTTGCGCGCTTGCCGTTGTGGTTTCGTTGCTTCCAACGCTGGGGCTCAGGTCAGCGCACGCTCGATCTGCTGATGTCGTTGCCGCTCCACCGAATGCAATTCCACTCCAAGAGCAGCCTTTTTATCCTTCCCTGCAAGAAATTTCGTCGTCTTGGACTGACATCGTTCTGGGTCAAGTTGTTGGAGAGAGTCCAAAAGTCACATTGCTGAACTTTTATGCCGTGATGGCAAAGGTTGGTCACCGTGCTGATTCGCTCGGACAACAGGCAACACTTGATAAGGGACTATTTTCTTCTAAAGAGCGGCGAGAGCAAATTGAAGATACAAATTTGTTGTTTGCTTTGGCTGTGAAGTCTCTTGACTCTTCACATTTTCCGGAGAGTGTTCGTAGCGATATGGCTGATGAGGCAGCGATACAACTTAAAACTGTTCTTGATTATGTCTTTTCGCACAGTCATCAGCCAATCCTAATTCCAAGCATTGCTGACTTGAAATCATCTGGTGATCAAGGCTCTGATCCAGTTGCTTCTTGGAGACTTCCAGGCACGGCAATTGAGCTGACGACTGTGCTTGACAGTGATACTAATAATCAAAATTTTTATTTTTCAAGTTATACGGTCTCATCTATCCATGAAATGTATGAAGAAATTCAAAATCAACCGTCAGTTAATCAACCTTTTGCAACACCTTATTTTTATAAAGACTTTATTTTTACTCCAGGATATCTAGTTCCTCCGAAATGGTATTTGATGCTTCCTGCCGGAATAAGGCGTGTTATTGAGATTCCTATTGAAGGACAAACACTCTTTCAGGTTGGATGTGCGTTCGTGGTTTTTACTCTCTATCTCTTGGTAATCTTTTGGCTTATTGGTCAATTGATTACAACCTATAGAGATTCTGAATCTCTTCAAATCCCTGTTTCTGATTGGCTTCAGGATAATATTGCTTGGACAAGAGTTCTTGTGATTTTACCTATAGTTTTACTGACTTACTTGACGGATCAATTCATAGATAATGTGATTAATTTCACCGGCCTTCCTTTGGTTCTTGCGATATACTTTTTTTACATCGTTTTTTATTTAACGGCAAGCATTTTCGTTTTTTATCTTTTAGAAGCGATTGGTCGTAGTGGTGCTGAGCTTTTGACGCGTCTGCGAGGTGGTCGTTCAACGCTTCAATTGCAACGGATCAGCAACCTGGTGATGCCTCTGAGTAGGGCTGGTGGTCTTCTCGTTGCGATAGTTCTCATTTATCGATTGTTGCTGTTATTGGGCTTGCCTGCTAGTACTGTTCTCGCTTTTTCAGCTGTTCCAGGCCTTGCTATTGGTCTTGGAGCATCAAAATTACTTGGAAATTTATTCGCTGGGTTGTCAATTCAGACGGATCGCCCGCTTCGTGTGGGTGAATTTTGCCAAATTGGTGACAATCTTGGCTTCGTGACGAAAATTGGTCTTCGTTCATTAGAACTTCAAACGCTTGAAAGTACCGTCAAGATTCCAAATTCCGTAGCTGATGAAGCTACTATTATTAACTACTCCAGGAGAGATAGTTTTCTGACGCCTAATCCACGGCAGGGTATGGAATTGCGCTTGCAATTGCCTTCTCACTTTTCACCCTTTCAGTTGGAAGAGTTGCTTCGTCAATCGCGTCTTCTTATCGAGGATCCTGAACGCCTCCACGGTTTGAAGCCAGAGTCATCTCTCGTGAGCTTGGATAATGATTCTGGAGATGGCAAGACATTAATTGTTTTCGTTTTGGTTGAACTTCATGGTTGGCCAGCTTATCTGAATATGAGAGAGACCTTATTGGTCCAACTTGAGGAATTGCTTGAGAGGATCGACTTGTATGAAATTACGATAGGTGTTTCCTATTCCACAACCTCTGAGAAGTTATTGCGTGTCCCCGATCTGCTGCGCTCCGCTGTCAATTACGACCCTGACCTTCATTGTGTTGCTTGTCGTTTATTGAAAATCTCTGCTTGTAGCTATGACCATGAGATTGAAATATCATCCACACATCGTATGCAGAACGATTTCGAAGACAGTATTCATAGGCTTCATCAGCGCTTCATTAAAGTGCTTGGTGATAATGATATTGAAATTCCCTTCCCCTCTCAGACTCTTTTTGTCGAGTCTCTACGTTCTGAAGTCTGA
- a CDS encoding thermonuclease family protein: MLLAPATVARASDQRLPLVRFQGCYDGDTCTTTDAEKVRLACINAPDIAKRQRFRATRMSSTSYDNSAFERSADNLRALVSGRLVGIRRITTDRYGRTVAELFIDDKNVG; encoded by the coding sequence ATGTTGCTAGCTCCAGCCACTGTGGCAAGAGCTAGTGATCAACGTCTTCCTCTCGTCCGATTTCAGGGGTGTTATGACGGGGATACATGTACGACAACTGACGCTGAAAAAGTGAGGTTGGCTTGTATCAATGCGCCTGATATTGCCAAACGTCAACGTTTTAGGGCTACCAGGATGAGTTCCACTTCGTATGACAACAGCGCCTTCGAACGTTCTGCTGACAACTTGAGGGCCTTGGTTTCAGGTCGACTGGTGGGTATTCGCCGAATCACAACAGATCGCTATGGACGTACTGTTGCCGAGCTTTTCATTGACGACAAGAACGTTGGGTAG
- a CDS encoding DUF938 domain-containing protein yields MVSPTDQDRLYFPATERNRGPIGDALVEILPQQGSVLEIASGSGEHAVTFQRRFPGVLWQASDPDADHCKSINAWIEHECLSAQMPQALQLDVLERPWPLPEPVRVELKAIVAINLVHIAPWICSQSLVKQASESLPIGGRLILYGPYRRNGFHTSLSNEAFDQSLRERNTLWGVRDLEDVEKICFDVNLKSMHVQDLPANNLMISFSKSVSSNR; encoded by the coding sequence ATGGTTTCACCCACTGATCAAGATCGTCTTTATTTCCCAGCAACAGAGCGGAATCGTGGCCCAATCGGAGATGCTCTTGTTGAAATTCTGCCGCAACAGGGCTCTGTCCTTGAAATTGCAAGCGGAAGTGGTGAACATGCTGTAACTTTTCAGCGGCGGTTTCCCGGTGTTTTGTGGCAAGCCAGTGATCCTGATGCGGATCATTGCAAAAGTATTAACGCTTGGATTGAACATGAATGTCTGAGTGCTCAGATGCCACAAGCCTTACAACTCGATGTTCTTGAACGACCTTGGCCGCTTCCTGAGCCGGTAAGGGTTGAATTAAAAGCTATAGTTGCGATCAATCTTGTTCATATCGCCCCTTGGATTTGTTCTCAATCATTAGTTAAACAGGCCTCTGAATCTCTTCCAATTGGAGGTCGCTTAATTCTTTATGGACCTTATCGCCGAAATGGTTTTCATACGAGCTTGAGCAATGAGGCCTTTGATCAATCGCTGCGTGAGCGCAATACATTATGGGGGGTACGTGATCTTGAAGATGTGGAGAAAATTTGTTTTGATGTTAACCTTAAAAGCATGCATGTCCAAGACTTGCCTGCCAATAATCTCATGATCAGTTTTTCAAAGTCTGTTAGTTCCAATCGATAG